In Opisthocomus hoazin isolate bOpiHoa1 chromosome 12, bOpiHoa1.hap1, whole genome shotgun sequence, the sequence GGACGCAGGAGCAGGGGCGTTCTCAGACAGCAGCTTCGAAAAACAAAGTAACTGTCGCGTGTTTGGGCTAATCCCACACCAGAGTTCAATTCCTGACAATGCCTAAACCGCAGCAAATGCCAAGACCGCCCCTCCTGCGCTTGGCACTGCGCACAGCCGCTGACACTGCTCACCATCGAGGCTAACTGCTAACGCAGGTAACGCAACCGGACGGCTGGGCGGGAAAGGCACCTTAAGGCTAGAAAACCCCAGAACGCCTAGAGATGGAAGGCGAAGAGCAGCGCAAGGGCGGCAGGTCAGAGTACCGCCTCGGCAAGGGGCACGCAGCCCCGCCGCTCCACAGCCGCGCGGGGCTCGCTCCTTATCACGACCCGTGACGCCCCCTGCCACACCCGCCTGATGCCGGCCCCACGACACCATTCTGCGTCACTGGGCCGGAGCCCCCACGCTCCCGAGCCCGGCCGCAGCGCCGCCTGAGGGCCGCTCCCGCCGGgaggcgccgccccccgccgccgggccgctgcGCTCGCAGCAGGGCCGAGCCCCCGTTACGCGCAGCGCCGCCCCCTGCGCCGTGACGTGCCACGCCATCACTCTGCGGCGCTGCTGTGATGCCACCGCCGCGCGACAGCGTGCCGGCGCCAACGTCATCGCGCgtgcgcagccccccgccgccgggaagGTCGCAGCGGTGACCGGCCCAGCCGTCGCCGCCGCCATGTTGTCCGTGGCCGCCCGCTCCGGGCCCTTCGCGCCCTACCTGTCGGCCGCGGCGCACGCCGTGCCCGGCCCGCTGAAGCCGCTGGCCCCGGCGGTGGCGCGCCGCGCCGCGAAGGTGCCGCTGGGCCTGAAGCGGCCTCTGCTCTGCCGGGAGTCGGTGAACGGCCGGTCGGCCCGCGGGGATCTCGTTGCCGGCGCCAGCCTCAACGGtgcgggccgggagccgggggagcCGCTTGGggtgggggcgggcgggagccgggCTTCGGGGGCAGGCGCCGGGGCCCCGCACGGCCGCGAGCAGCGCGCCGGGGTGCCGTCGCTGCTGAGTcgggggggagcggagctgcgAGCTCGGCGGGAGGTGCTGGCGTTTGCTACTTCTGTTTGTAGCATTCGAGGCGTTATTTGGCTCGCCGTGTTGTCGTTCCGGTAACGCAGGTTTATAACTCCGGCGTTAAAGGCCCGCTTCCTTGTGCTGCCTCCCGGGATATCTGTTCTGCAGTTGGGAAGACGCAGGGAAATTCTGTTTGTCTCAGGGAGACCCTTAAGTGAGGGGCGGCCAAGCAGAGCTGTGCGCTGAGAATACACGGCGCGTTGCGCTGCTCCAGAGAAACAGCCCTGACAGTGAAGTCACTGTGTCGGAACCAtcgctgttttcttttttggaatTTCTGTGTTTCCTCCCAGTTCATGCAGCCAGGTAAAGTGATGCCCAAGTCCTTGCAGAACCTGACTTCCAGCAAAAGGGCAGTGGTTTGCCATGACATGCCAGTGGGTCCAGCCCATTATTACTGGGCTGTCTGGTTTCACATGTGCTCTTTGTCACCTGGAAATCACATCTTTTCACTTGTTCTCAAAGGTGGCTTGCTGACCATGGAACAGGATAACAGTACCAACAAATGGGATATCTAAGCTCTTGCCTTAAGAAGTACGTAACAGCATCCTGCCAATGCAGGACTTCAGGATTGTGCCGAAGGCCGTGCCCTCCCTGGGCGTCAGGGACAGAACGCTGTCCACAGACAGGAACGCAGCAGCTTTCGGAATCCAGACTGCACGAGTCGTTCACAGCAGGCGTCTAGGCTGAAGCGCTTGGCCTGACCCAGAGAAGACACATTCGGCTGAACAGCTCGCTGTAGGAGGAACAAAGGATCTGCAATTGACATAGACTTCATATGAGATACTAGAAACACTATTACCCCCCAAATTAACGGACTTTTGTGCCCAGTGTGCACAGTTTAAAATGGTACCCTCTACTCACTTAACAGAATTCTGAAACTGAGTAGAAGCCGAGGGCCACTGTTACTTGTTTGATACGCTGCATCGGTGCCCCTTGTTATTCTTAAAAGGATAAAACAATTGCCGAACAGGGATACTTTAAACCACTTTGACCTGTTCAGCATCTTCCTCTCTTTTGCCGCAACACAGGAAAGGACCAAAACTTTGATGCTTACCCACTGATCCTTTCGAGGCATGCGTGGAAGTCTGTAATGCAGATCTAGGGTCCAGTTTCAGGATTAAGAAGAAAGCACATTCAAATCACTGATGTTTTTGTCTACAACCACATTTCACAAGAAACGCGTTTCTGCTGGCGTGCTAATAAGCCTCCCGCTCTGCTGATGCTGGGCACGTAGTAGCAGCTTGCTTCCTACTGTTACACAGGATATCTGCGTAGGTCGTGGAGATGGCAGTGCCCTGTGGAGGATGCTCTGTAGTGATTAGAACTACACACTTCACCTGACCCACCACAGTAATGAATGTGTTTAGGTGAAAACTCTGCAAATCTGCAACTAATGTGGCTGACATTTAGTCTTAGTATTAATTAACATCAACCTTTTCACTGAATATAAGGAATTTTTAGAAGTTAACTGTATTGCTTGTTACTAAACGTGAAATACTTTGTCTTGATACTGAAAAAAGTAGTATGGTTTAGTCTCTCAGAATTTTGAATTTCAGTTTAAATTCTCTGCAGTTAAAATCCCACAGCAAATACCTTCTCTGTGCTATGTTACTtgtaaataaacacaaataatttcCCCATTATATTCCATATAAATCCCTGAGAGTTATTTTAAGTACTTGGAGAGAATGGTATTTGTTAACCTCTGTTAACTTTGTGCTAACtgctagaaaaaaataaagcctaaATAGTTCTTTTCAAGTGACAGAGGTTGCGCTTTGGCAAGCCGTACGTTCTGTTGTTAGCGTATTCTTTTCTTGGGCATATAGATTTTTGTTGAGGGAAGTAGCTTGCTTTTGCTGGAGAAGCCAGTGGAAGCTCATAGTTAGCTGACACATGGTGTTAGTTTAGCACACAGGTTTGATGTGGGAGGCCCACTTGAAAAGCCTGGGAATTGGACAGATACTAGCTTTATCCCTAAATCCTTCTAGGAAGTGAGCCTGGCAAATGGGACTGTAGAATGTGGAAGgtttaaaaattatatattggGGCAGTTAGCTTTGACAGCAGTTTAATACAAAGGAGGATTCTTGTTATTGCATTTTTCATCTTAAAAATGCTTAACAAAATGCTTAAGGTTATTAAAGGCATACAAGTTACTTCAGTCAAAGGGAAGCACAAAAGTGTTAAGCTACAGATGTGCAAACTTTACTAAATCAAATTGCTTCCTAACaattttttcagtgaaacattTGAATGGAAAACAGGTCTGTCTTTTCTTAGCTTGTCATGGTATCCTGCAGGAGTTTTTCCCTGAAATCTTCTGAGGAAACAGTTAACTTTAAACCTGGAGCTTCTCGGACGTGTTTCTGCACTCTTATCAGGCTTCGTGTCATTTTCAAAGAATGTGAAACCGTTTTACGTAAATCACCTGTTATCTCCCCAGAATACCTTCTGGAAACCGTTTTACTGCAGCTTAAAATTGAAATGTGTAATAAGCGGAATCCTGCGCAGACTTTGGAATAACTTCTACCCATTATTccaaaaatgcaattaaaagcgTGTAACTTAAAATGcatcacaatattttttttatctgaaagtGTTGtgatttcatattctttttcttgCAGCACCTGCCAGTGTTCGTTGCATCCATAATGATGTCGTGGTACCAGACTTCTCTGCCTATCGTCGTCAAGACGTGCTAGATGCCACCACGTCTTCTCAAGGCAGCAGTGAGGCCAGAAAAGGGTTTTCCTACCTGATGACTGCAACAACATGTGTAGCAACTGCGTATGCTGCTAAGAATGTTGTCACCCAGTTTATTTCCAGCCTGAGTGCCTCTGCTGATGTGCTAGCGCTGTCAAAGATTGAGATCAAGTTGTCCGACATTCCAGAAGGCAAGAACATGGCTTTCAAGTGGAGAGGGAAGCCCCTTTTTGTGCGGCACAGAACCCAGGCAGAGATTAATCAGGAAGCTGAAGTTGATGTGTCTAAACTGAGGGATCCACAGCATGACTTAGACAGAGTAAAGAAACCAGAATGGGTCATATTAGTAGGCGTCTGCACTCATCTTGGCTGCGTACCCATTGCTAACTCCGGAGATTTTGGTGGTTATTACTGCCCTTGCCATGGGTCCCATTATGATGCCTCTGGCAGAATCAGGAAAGGTCCCGCTCCCTATAACCTTGAGGTTCCAACCTACCAGTTTATTGGTGATGATATGGTGGTTGTTGGCTGAGTAATGTGGTGCTTGCTCGCTTTGAAGTTCCTGTGAATGTCTGCTCAACAGGGTTAACTGAGATTCTAGAATACTGTAATATCAGATGATCCTGGAAACATACTAGCTGTCTAGATTGTCAAGCAGAAGTATGTTCGAATACTTTCCTGTGttcaattttaataaaaacttgGAGTGAGCACTTGTTCCTGACGTACAATAACGTCTGTTTATTTGTGTGTCCACTTGCAGTGTGTCTAGTCAAAGAGATACTGCAGCAGACCCAGAATTTGTTTGTGGAGCCCTCCTGAGGGGCTGCTGATCCAAAACAGACACCAGACTGCAAAGCCATTGTTTCCTTAATACCATAcatttcattatttgttttttttttttttttgctttgtttttactgCTTTATGCGAAGAAAAAATATCTAGAAAAGAACTTGCTGTGAACTTCTAATAGTGTTTGGAGTGAGTTTTGATACAGAATCCTGTGAGACGtaatccttttccttcctttttttttttgttttcaaaggaagTGAAATAAAAACCTCCCTAGAAAGAAAACTATTTACATTGTTGAGAGGCAGCTTATAATTGTTTCCCTAGAATGGTAGCAATGTAATTTTATGATGATGTGGACAAAAGTAAGTGTGTCATGTTagaattacaaaattatttttctacttgCAGACAAGACTTGCTCTTACGCATATCTAAACATCAGATCAGGTGCATAGGACACTGCAAAATTTGTGACATTTGTccaaaagaaatgagaaagtaTGAAGGGAAATCCAAGTCTTACAGAGGATGAAAATCAAATTTTTAAGAACTACTCAGTCTGGACTAATCTCTAACGTTAGACATAGCAAAAGGTTGTGTTGCCATCAGAGATATTACCTATAGGCTAAGCTCAATGAAGGCCAAAACTCTGAAACCTCTCTTACCTTGATGCTGACTCTGAGGACATGGAGAAACAAGCGCAGCCTGAAGTAGATCTTTTAACTGGAATTGGTCCTGCCACTACAGAACAAAGCTCACAATTAATTGCCTACAGTACATGAGGAGAATCATGGTTTGCTGCTCCCAGAACAAAAACACATCTTGTCATTCCTGTTTGCATCCTGTTCTTTACTGCTGTGAATGCTTCTGTCTTGCACTGCATTAATGCGCTCCTCCAGTTGCAAAACATACAATACAATCCTCAGAACTCCCTGGGTCCAGAATGTTTAGCCTCACATACATCTCATGTAAAGCCGTGACCACAGCTGAGTTAAAGCTGAAGTTTGAAACAGGAATAATCAGAATACTGATGCATGTATCTGACCTGTTCTCAGACAATTTAGTGAAAAAAGACCGTAGATGCCTGCTACAGAAGTTCTTAGGTATGCATTTTACACCATTTCATAAATTTGAGCGTTACACCTTATCACTATGTCCACAAAATCATTCTCAAGAACTTTTTTTGGTATAATGAATCATGTTAACGCAATACTGAAAGAGATGTTCCCAAACTTGTATCTAAATAATTGGTATTCATATATGTGCCTTGTATTACAGGGGTGATCTTTCCTCAAATGTATTTCAAGTAAAGAAGCTTAGTAACTCCTGAGGTGGCATTAGAGCCTTGCTCATCTGCTCTTGAGTAGCTACTTTTACTttattctaaaaatgttttttaacccACAGGTTATATTGTTTAGTCCTAACCTTTGTCCACCTTATCACTAAGTAACAGCGGTCCCAGTAAATTTGCCCCCTGTAAAGCAAGGAATGGCCAGGGCAGCTTCTGACAAGTGGACACAGTGAAAGCTAGAGTAGTTATGTCACATCTGGGTTTAAAGGGTCACACATAAAATTACTTGCACAGAATAAGCTGTTACTTAAGTTACATCAGACTGACTCGATCAAATCTTACCAATCTACAACGAATGCAGCACCGTGACATGGAACGCGTCTGAGAACAAGCCAGAAGCTGTTCCTGTAAACGCAAGCCCCAGCAATGCCTTTATTCACCAGGCTGATGACTTTACAGTTGAAGAAGCTGAAGTATTGATTCTTAGGCAATACAGAAGCGATAGTCTGCACCCACTCTTCAGTTAAAGGCTTTGTTCTTTTAAAGTGGCAAATAAACCATTCATAATGGGCTAAATGTGCCTTAGAAAAGCATCAGGATTTACTAGAATTTGAGAAATAAGAGTTAACAGCCTTAAACCTCCAAAAGCACTCAAAGTTTGGTACCACAAGTAcagatgcaaattaaaaaaacatgaaaTTTCATCTGAACATACTTTTTTACCGTGAAGGTTTTCAAACACTGGAGTAAGTTGCCTGGAGGGGTTGTAGAGTATCCGTGGGGATAACTCAAACCCAACTGGACAGTCCTGATGAACCCTGCCTGAGCAAGGGGCTTGGACTAGgtcatctccagaggtcccttccaacctcagcgaTGCTGTGCTTTGCAAGGAATAACATCCAGTTATTGTATTGTCTGGGAAAAGAAACTCCAGAAGGCCCAAACTCCGTAAGGGGGAAGCGTGACTCAAGCAAAGGTAAACCTCCATGCAGTGATGTGCTGGTTGCCAGTAATGAGCTCATAATTATCTTATGGGCTAAGACATCAGTGGAAGGAGCTCTCAGTACTGCCACTGAGTACAGACATTGCCACCACACAGATGGGTAATGTTACCCTTTGCATGGCTAACATACCCCGTGGGGCTAGAAGTACGAGTGTCCAAGCACATAGAAAAATACTGCTATATTTTATTAAATTCTGAAGATTCAGTGTATTCCTAAGAAGCAACGGCTTGCTAGGCTTTACTACGTCTATGTATTTCCACTTTGACTCCCTCCACTCCAACGGCCTTACCAGGGCTCTAATTCCTAACGTCACATCCTTTTTGCTTAACCTGTTTGCTagtgaaaacaaaaagccaactCACAAATTTCACAAAGCTAATGGCAGCTTTCCCCATCCAAAAATGCCTGACGCCCTACTTCTTTCTTCTCAGCTGGGGTTTCCTCATACCCGTGTAGGACAGCTCTGTGCTCCGTAGGGTTTTCTTTCTGAGCAGCCGGCGGTGTGAAGCCACGCTGCTCCCTGTTCCTCACACTGCCCGCCACAGGGTTGGCCTGCTTTAGGCAGCCAGGCCAGCATCACTCACTGCTGTTGACGTGACAGGTGGCAGGAGCCAAGAGCAAGGACACTTGGTGCTGCGACAGGTTTGCCAGGCTGATCAGCACTGGGGCCTGAtgtttttcagagcaaggctatgATGCACAAGCCTGTGCCGGAGAGGGCAGCGGCATCGCCTGCCTGTCATCTGCGTGCCTCTTGGACACAGAGCAGCAGCCGCAGATCTGTTTCTTCTCAGCTAGCTACTTTTTCTCCTTTAGAACAAAACAGTCTTTATGAAGTTGCTGAACAGAGTTCAtgtttatttaataaaagaaGCTCTTCAGATAAGGGGAATAAAGATACTAAAATCAAAACATAAATTTTAATATTTgacatttcaaaagctttttctgtATCTTCAGAAAAGGGGCAATATTTTTAATGGTGACTGCTGTCAAAGGAATATTTAGTGCAGAGATTCTAAATGAAAATTCAGAATATTAAGTAATTTTCATGGCTAACGACTGATGGGTTTTTAACCCTTCTGACTGGTGAGGTGCACTTGTCAGAACTGCAGAGTTCCCCCCCAGCCTCTGTACTGGCATTAACGTGGGTTCCTGCAATGCAAACGAGGCAGCGCTCTCAAAGGCCATGGTGTGCAGCAGCACGGTTATCAAGGACACGCTTGCCACTGATCACCAACAAAAGCTACACGAAGAAGAAACCCTATGCAGAGGGTTCCTAAGCAGTTCAGGTACATCTGAGGAACACGGTAGGGTCAGTTCCCCAGTTAAAGCAGCATTCAGCATCCGAGAAATACATTTCTTGTCAGTAGAAGTGACAAGTGACAGAACAACAATGACCCTTCTCCAACCtcgtaaaaggaaaaaataaataatttctagaTAGAAGGAGAGGGTTTAAAGCTACTGAAGGTTGAGTGTCCTCCATGGGTACGATTTTGTCAGCTAACTACAGATGACATTTATTTTACATGTCAACTGCTTTTGTCCTCCACAGGGCTGGTAGCACTGTTTGTTATTCAAATGATTCATGTTCTAAGACAATTTTTGGTTATTTATAGTTTTGGGAAGCTCTGGCTATGATCTGTATTAACTGTGCTAGATTTCCTGCTTTcaagtaatttcttttccttataTTTCAGTAATAGTTTTGAAGAGAGAGCTAAAAAAACGCTTTCACGTTAATAATGCAGGTGATCCTGTCTCTGAAGGACTTAAGCAGTCCATGCCTATTAAAGTCTGGAAGTTTTGCTGACCACTATACATTTTGCAATCACCATGAAAATCTAAATTTTCTCTCATCATaaccttttaaaaatatgctgTTTACACAGGCTCAGATCAGAAGTATCCATTAACCTGGGGGCCTGCTTTGATACACCTAGAATCTGGTGGTGTTCGGGGTGgttcccaggcagcagcacctAACATATTCACAATAGAGTTCCCACTGATTCTGCCACCGTTAAAAGTAGTTCACAGTCCTGCAAACCACGACCTTAAGTTGAAAGtctggaagaggagggagaaacgTGATGGTCATGTGCAAACAGCTAGAGGAACTGCAACATcacccaggagctgcagcacaacCAGGGACACAGTGCACGCCTCTGGAGTGTCATTCCAGAGCATCCGCCCTTTCCTTTCCTGCAAGCTGGAAATTCACCCCTATGCAACTACCACAGCAAGTGAAGAGGGAACAGCTTCCAAGAATGACTTTTGTCCAAAAACCAACCAGTTAGTTGCAAATAAAATACGCCATGCTTGACAAATTATTGAACATAATTATGACATTTGAAAAACTACTGTAGCAATATCAATTATAACAGCCTGtattcttgaaaaaaatattttaagtgggttttttctgaaggaaaatccAACAGCTTTTATGGACtaaaaacagaggaagaacatATCTGTGTAATTAGAAAGCTTTATCATAACACAGACACAAAACGATATCGTATAAAGCCTACAAGGAAATACTGACCTCAAAATTTCAAAACTTTTAGATCTCAGCTGTGATTTAAACTTTTCAAATGATACCACTGCATTGTAGACCTAGAGAAAACCAAACAGAATACACATATGTTCTGCTTGCAAAGTTGTATCTACTCCCAGGATAAAATGATACCCTTGCTGCATTCCCATACTCCTCCTGGGAATCAGATGCAAAAACACAACAATGCAGAGTGCTCCAGTGAGTAATGCTGTACGTGCGACCTGAGCACGTGCAACTGGAGCCAGACAAGCTCACTTTTACAGCCCGCTGGATTTGCTTTGCATTCCTGCCTGCAAGATGGGTCTGCTGGGAGGCAGACAAGCTGAGCCAGAGCCACCGGGGCACTGGGCACATCCTGAACCTGGTATTTCTGAAACCTTTAAGCTGCAGAATGCCTTGTCATTCAGTTGTCCTAATCCAAGCTTCCATCAACTCCCAAGGTCTTCAGTGTTAAACTAGAGCCTACAAATCTTCCCAGCTTTAGGTCCTGTAACTACAGAAAAGTCCAACAGAAAAATTGCAAGATGCAAGTAGTATGAGCTTATTCACtaataaaacagtaaaataaagaaCTCAGATTCCTAGAATTAAACAGTGTTAACCAGAGACTACAATGTGGTCTGACGTAATACTGATATATGTATATTGAGCCAAAATTCTGTCTGACACCAGCTTTACAATAAGTGTCATTCATTTCAGGGATTCCATCTCGATCTATGCAAGTAGCAGTCAGTGACAATTTAAAACCATCATGTCCAGCCTATTTTGTGAACAACCCACATCCTATGTGCATGCAAATATTAATTCTAATGTATAATTTTCTTTGTGCCTCATGAAAGGGGAAAACTATTAGattgctttcttcccttccttttcaaATGGTTCCAGACAACACAAAGATCCTGTAGTTGAAGCAAGTGGGCAAGCACAAAAAATGGTGTGTTTCCCATATTACAACAGGACATTGGAATGTGTATACGGCTCAGCTGAGGCACCTGATTCTGCCAGAAGAATTTCAAGGCCAGCCCCACAGAAAGACACCGAGATTCTGACTTGGATGGTACAAAGCCTCCCAAGAGGAGTCTTTTGTTGACTACTGAGGAAGCCAGGTTTGGGTAGGTGGTTAGAGCAGACACTTTCAGCTGGTAGTGCAACCATTCCATTAACTTCACGCTTTTACTCTGCCTGAGCATCCCCAGCAAATGACCAGAGTCTGCGTGGTGGGCTTGAGGAGAGACTGTGCTGCGAGAGACAAAGGCAATAACTAAAATGTTAACTAGCAGCTGTGTTTAACATTACTTTGCCTCAGATATTTGTGTTTTAAAGggagaatttttattttccacataTCTAGCAATTTAGCAAAGCAATAAGCTATAACTGAGAAGTCAGACAAAACTCCTCCCAGTGAACAAGGAAATGTCATCAAGAGATGTGGTTTCAGAAAACAGTTTGGTCACGCTTCCACCTCCTAGCCCCAGCCACTGCTAACACATCTGCCTTGAGGTGCGTGTTATCAGATCCTGAGTTTGTAGAATTGGCACAGCTAGGTGCAATTTGCTCATTTCTGTACCTACTGGATGTA encodes:
- the UQCRFS1 gene encoding cytochrome b-c1 complex subunit Rieske, mitochondrial; translated protein: MLSVAARSGPFAPYLSAAAHAVPGPLKPLAPAVARRAAKVPLGLKRPLLCRESVNGRSARGDLVAGASLNAPASVRCIHNDVVVPDFSAYRRQDVLDATTSSQGSSEARKGFSYLMTATTCVATAYAAKNVVTQFISSLSASADVLALSKIEIKLSDIPEGKNMAFKWRGKPLFVRHRTQAEINQEAEVDVSKLRDPQHDLDRVKKPEWVILVGVCTHLGCVPIANSGDFGGYYCPCHGSHYDASGRIRKGPAPYNLEVPTYQFIGDDMVVVG